Within Treponema primitia ZAS-1, the genomic segment ATGAGCCCGTTGGCCACGGCGTATACCACGTACTGCATGATGCTGTCGTAGCCGGTTTTATTGAGGATGCCGGTGATAACCGCCTTGAGGGTGCCTTCGGAAATGTTGAGTTCCTGCTCGATAAAACTGCGATCCCGGGCTTGGGCAAGGAGGCGCAGGATCCGCATCTCCCGGTCGGTAAATTTCGGGCTCAGGGCCGCCAGGGTGGGGACATGGGTGGGAAAGGTGCCGTATCCTGCCATGGTTCCCCGGATTATCTGTAAGAGTAAATCGTTCTTTACGTTTTTATAGACAAAGCTATGAGCCCCGGCTTTTCGTGCGGCCTCGATAAAGGTAATCTCCGGGAAGGCGGTTATGATGATGATCTTGGTGTCCGGGAATTCAGCCAGAATTTCCTGGGTGGCGCTTATGCCGTTAATTTGTGTATGGCTGCTTTCTTCCTGCGCCAAGCCCCGGTGGGAACCGCCGTTTACCAGGTTGTCGTCGGTAAGCACATCCATAAGGATAAGGTCAGGCCGGTTCTGACGGCAGAACTCCAGGGCATCCCCGGCATGTTCCAGGGCGCCGACGACCTCCATATCCTTCTCGCCGGAAAGTATGGTGGTCAATGCTTCCCGGAGCATGGTCATGTCCTCAACAATCAGTATGCGTATCATGTGCATCTCCATTGTCCAACAGGGTACCGGCTATCAATCTGAAAAACCTTAACTTTTAGCCAGACTTTTAGCCCTTTGTTAAGACTTTTCTCCAGAGCCTGCTGCGGCGCTGAGCTGTTCCACAAATTGTTTAAAGGAATCGTAGAAACCGGGGCCATGTTCCCGGATCCCCGGGCTATCCTCCTCCCTGCCCAGGGCTTCGAGGACCCCAGCCTCCGCCGAAAGGGCATCGGCGCCTATGGAAAAGAGTGCGTTCTTGAGGGCATGCATAAGGGTGGCAAAAAAGAGAAAGCTTTGGTCCGCAACTTGCAACGAAGTTTCCCGCGCTGGCGCCGGCTGACCCCTGTCTGCGGGAGCCGGAACGGCCGCAAGCTGCTGGAAATGAAACAGTACGTGCCGCAGGGTGTTTATGCGTTCTTTGCTGTCTTCGCAAAAGCTGCTGAGCACATAGCGATAGCCCTCTTCTTCGCCGCCGGTGCGTTCAAGCCCCGCGGCGGTATCCAGGCCGTCCAGGTCCGGGAGTGCGCCGTTCCCCGCAGGCGTCCCGGCAGCGGCAGACGTCTCGTCTGTGGCAGACGGGGCAGCTTCTTCCACCAGCACCGGGCCCTGTTTTCTTTGGGGATAAAGCGCAGGAGGGTTTTGTCCAGGTCCACCGCTTTGAGGGGTTTGCTCAAGAAGCTGTCAAAGCCCTTGGAAGCGAACATCTCATCATTGCCGATAAGGGCATTGGCGGTTACCACAACGATGGGTGTTTTGTTCCCCCCTTGCCGCAGGCGGCGGACCGTTTCGACGCCGTCCATGCCGGGCATCATGTGGTCCATAAAGACCAGGTCGTA encodes:
- a CDS encoding response regulator transcription factor; the encoded protein is MIRILIVEDMTMLREALTTILSGEKDMEVVGALEHAGDALEFCRQNRPDLILMDVLTDDNLVNGGSHRGLAQEESSHTQINGISATQEILAEFPDTKIIIITAFPEITFIEAARKAGAHSFVYKNVKNDLLLQIIRGTMAGYGTFPTHVPTLAALSPKFTDREMRILRLLAQARDRSFIEQELNISEGTLKAVITGILNKTGYDSIMQYVVYAVANGLISPHG